A genome region from Thermomicrobiales bacterium includes the following:
- a CDS encoding thiamine pyrophosphate-dependent enzyme, translated as MATSRESTRKKRSAAATNGDKPHVPELSPELLLEFYRKMVLVRYFEEACQTAFRQGKVGGYLHMYIGQEAIATALLATVQPDDRVITAYRDHAHVLLLGSTPNEVMAELYGKGTGLVKGKGGSMHLFDVKNNFWGGYGIVGGHIPVGVGMAYAQRYLPNNTGITQLYLGDGAIHNGAFHEGANLAGLWGKQGLNPCLFVLENNQYGMGTSIERATANTNLISKFDSYAIPNESVDGMDIEAMYAAAVRLTELVRETGAPYALEAMTYRLSPHGAADFLEKYRSKDEVREARKRDPLGIAEQKLLDRDIASDDEIARIREEFQQVAADAIKFADESPEPSLDELLTDVYAEPEAVG; from the coding sequence ATGGCGACATCGCGAGAATCAACCAGGAAAAAGCGCTCTGCCGCCGCGACCAATGGCGACAAGCCGCACGTACCCGAGCTCTCCCCGGAGCTACTGCTCGAGTTCTATCGCAAGATGGTGCTGGTGCGGTACTTCGAGGAGGCTTGCCAGACGGCCTTCCGCCAGGGCAAGGTCGGCGGATACCTGCACATGTATATCGGTCAGGAGGCGATCGCCACCGCGCTGCTGGCAACGGTGCAGCCGGACGACCGGGTGATCACCGCCTACCGCGACCACGCGCATGTGCTGCTGCTGGGCAGCACCCCCAACGAAGTGATGGCCGAGCTCTATGGCAAGGGCACCGGGCTGGTCAAGGGCAAGGGCGGGTCGATGCACCTGTTCGATGTCAAGAACAACTTCTGGGGTGGATACGGAATCGTCGGAGGACATATCCCGGTCGGGGTCGGCATGGCGTATGCGCAACGGTATCTGCCGAACAATACCGGCATCACGCAGCTCTATCTCGGTGACGGCGCCATTCACAACGGCGCCTTCCATGAAGGAGCGAATCTGGCTGGGTTGTGGGGCAAACAGGGGCTCAACCCCTGCCTCTTCGTGCTGGAAAACAACCAGTACGGTATGGGCACCAGCATCGAGCGCGCCACGGCCAATACCAACCTGATTTCGAAGTTCGATTCGTACGCGATTCCCAACGAATCGGTCGACGGCATGGATATCGAGGCGATGTACGCCGCCGCGGTCCGCCTGACCGAACTGGTGCGGGAAACCGGCGCGCCCTACGCGCTGGAAGCCATGACCTATCGCCTTTCGCCCCATGGCGCAGCGGACTTCCTGGAGAAATACCGCTCCAAGGACGAGGTGCGCGAAGCGCGCAAGCGCGATCCGCTGGGCATTGCCGAGCAGAAATTGCTCGATCGCGATATCGCCAGCGACGACGAGATCGCCAGGATTCGCGAAGAGTTCCAGCAAGTTGCCGCGGACGCGATCAAATTTGCCGACGAGAGCCCCGAGCCATCGCTCGATGAGCTGCTCACCGATGTCTACGCCGAACCGGAAGCGGTCGGGTAG
- a CDS encoding alpha-ketoacid dehydrogenase subunit beta has translation MPVITYREAIKSAMSEEMERDERVVVMGEDIGLYGGTHLVTDGLLDKFGPKRVMDTPIAEGGFTGAAIGMAMAGMRPIVEMMTWNFSFQAADQIIQNAAKIRYFSGGQASVPLVIRGPNGGGVQLSAQHTHSLEGFYGHFPGLKVVAPATPYDAHGMMIEAIRDPDPVLILEAGALYGTKGEVPDEEYTVPFGKSRIAREGTDVTLIGYGRQVNLLLKAAERLAKDDGIDAEVVDLRSIRPFDTVTIVKSVEKTGRAVVVEEQWRWFSVASEVAAHLAEHAFDYLDAPVERVSGAEVPAPYARNLEIAAFPSEDDVIDAVNRVLYRRS, from the coding sequence ATGCCTGTCATTACCTACCGCGAAGCCATCAAGTCCGCCATGTCGGAGGAGATGGAGCGCGACGAGCGCGTGGTCGTCATGGGCGAGGATATCGGCCTCTATGGCGGCACGCATCTGGTCACCGACGGCTTGCTGGACAAGTTCGGCCCGAAGCGGGTGATGGACACCCCGATTGCCGAGGGTGGCTTCACCGGCGCGGCGATCGGCATGGCGATGGCGGGCATGCGCCCCATCGTCGAAATGATGACCTGGAACTTCTCGTTCCAGGCGGCCGATCAGATCATTCAGAACGCGGCCAAGATCCGTTACTTCTCGGGCGGCCAGGCGTCGGTGCCGCTGGTGATCCGCGGTCCAAACGGCGGTGGTGTCCAGCTCTCGGCGCAACACACGCATAGCCTGGAAGGGTTCTACGGGCACTTTCCCGGTCTCAAAGTGGTCGCGCCGGCCACGCCATACGACGCGCACGGCATGATGATCGAGGCGATCCGCGACCCGGATCCGGTGCTCATCCTGGAAGCCGGCGCGCTCTACGGCACCAAGGGCGAAGTTCCGGACGAGGAATACACGGTTCCGTTTGGCAAATCGCGCATCGCGCGCGAGGGCACGGACGTGACCTTGATTGGTTACGGCCGGCAGGTGAATCTGCTGCTGAAAGCAGCCGAGCGGCTGGCGAAGGACGACGGCATCGATGCGGAGGTCGTGGACCTGCGGTCGATTCGCCCGTTCGACACCGTGACGATCGTGAAATCGGTCGAAAAGACCGGACGCGCGGTGGTGGTCGAAGAGCAATGGCGTTGGTTCAGCGTCGCGTCCGAAGTGGCGGCGCATCTGGCCGAGCATGCATTCGACTATCTCGACGCTCCGGTGGAGCGGGTGAGCGGAGCGGAAGTGCCAGCACCGTATGCCCGCAATCTGGAAATCGCGGCGTTCCCCAGTGAAGACGATGTCATCGACGCGGTGAACCGCGTGCTCTATCGGAGGTCGTGA
- a CDS encoding dihydrolipoamide acetyltransferase family protein produces MTVSQVIMPKMGDGMEEGTLLRWLKQVGDQVDAGDPIAEIETDKVALEIEAAESGYLIQTMVGEGQTVPIGTPIAQIGAQGEAPTAAAPVAEAPKAEAAPAAPAPAPEPIAASAPAPAPAAEPTPTAPVRADGEKLRASPLVKRLAAEHDIDLSGIPGTGPGGRIIKDDLAPYLTGARPKPAPAAPATVPAAAPAPAVAASGGGTRPAGIAREQSRIRKTTAKRMAESKAAIPHFYVVSEVDMTEAREFRAMINSEIEDKASKVSFNDLVVKAAALALRDFPNLNASLEGETLFDHANIDINIAVAIENGLIAPFLPDTDKLSLGTIAKMTKDLAGRAREGGLLPEEYQGGTFTISNLGMYDVSEFVAIINPPQAAILAIGSISEVPVIRDGELAVAYKMKITLSADHRISDGAEAALFLQAVKGYLEKPLRLVL; encoded by the coding sequence GTGACCGTGTCCCAGGTGATCATGCCCAAAATGGGCGACGGAATGGAAGAAGGGACGCTGCTGCGCTGGCTGAAGCAGGTGGGCGACCAGGTGGACGCTGGTGACCCGATTGCCGAAATCGAGACCGACAAGGTGGCGCTCGAGATCGAAGCAGCCGAAAGCGGTTATCTGATCCAGACCATGGTGGGCGAGGGGCAAACCGTTCCGATCGGGACGCCAATTGCCCAGATCGGCGCCCAGGGAGAGGCACCGACCGCAGCGGCTCCCGTTGCGGAGGCGCCCAAGGCAGAAGCCGCACCCGCCGCACCGGCGCCCGCCCCAGAGCCGATCGCCGCCAGCGCGCCCGCTCCGGCTCCGGCAGCCGAACCGACGCCCACCGCGCCAGTACGCGCAGACGGCGAGAAGCTGCGCGCGTCTCCGCTGGTGAAGCGGCTAGCCGCCGAGCACGATATCGATCTCTCCGGCATTCCGGGCACCGGTCCGGGTGGACGCATCATCAAGGACGATTTGGCGCCCTATCTGACCGGCGCGCGGCCCAAGCCCGCTCCGGCGGCTCCGGCCACGGTCCCCGCGGCGGCGCCAGCCCCAGCGGTAGCTGCATCTGGCGGTGGCACACGTCCGGCCGGCATCGCGCGGGAGCAGAGCCGAATCCGCAAGACGACTGCCAAACGGATGGCCGAATCCAAGGCGGCCATCCCCCACTTCTACGTTGTGTCCGAGGTCGACATGACCGAAGCGCGCGAGTTCCGGGCGATGATCAACAGCGAAATCGAGGACAAGGCGTCCAAGGTGTCGTTCAACGATCTGGTCGTCAAGGCTGCCGCATTGGCGTTGCGCGATTTCCCGAACCTGAACGCGAGTCTCGAAGGCGAGACGCTCTTCGATCACGCGAATATCGACATCAATATTGCAGTCGCGATCGAGAACGGGCTGATTGCGCCCTTCCTGCCGGACACGGACAAGCTCTCGCTTGGCACGATCGCGAAGATGACCAAGGATTTGGCCGGACGCGCGCGCGAAGGCGGACTGCTGCCGGAGGAATACCAGGGCGGCACGTTCACCATCTCCAACCTGGGGATGTACGACGTTTCCGAATTCGTGGCGATCATCAATCCGCCGCAAGCGGCGATCCTGGCGATCGGTTCGATCAGCGAGGTTCCGGTCATTCGGGACGGCGAACTGGCGGTTGCGTACAAGATGAAGATCACCCTCTCGGCCGACCATCGCATCTCCGATGGCGCCGAAGCCGCGCTCTTCCTGCAGGCGGTGAAGGGGTATCTGGAGAAGCCGTTGCGGCTGGTTCTCTAG